The stretch of DNA GTTGCCAGTTTTTCGCGCAAATCCAGGGATTGCGCGTTAAACAAATTTGTCATTCTTATTCCTTTATAGCGAGGTTTGTGTTTTGATCGGGGATTATTCTTATCAAAACTGTTCAAGCATGCAAGATTTTGAAGATAAAAAAATACTGTTAGGTGTTTGCGGGGGTATTGCCGCCTATAAATCTGCTTATTTAGTTCGTGAACTGACCCGACTGGGTGCAGAGGTGCAGGTGGTGATGACCAGAGCCGCCACAGAATTTATTTCTCCCATGACCTTTCAAGCCCTAAGCGGCAAAGAAGTACGCATGGATTTATTCGATCCACAAGCTGAACGTTCAATGGGACACATTGAATTGGCACGTTGGGCCGATTATTTAGTCATTGCACCGGCGACCGCGAATTGTTTGGCCAGGATGGCTCAGGGGCTGGCTGATGATTTACTTTCGACGCTGTATCTGGTGGCCAATATTCCTGTCCTTGTATGCCCGGCAATGAATCACAGTATGTGGGATCATCCGGCGACTCGTGATAACTGCGAGCTGTTGAGGCAGCGTGGCGTGGTTTTTGTCGGACCCGATGAAGGAGAGCAGGCCTGTGGAGAGTTTGGCCCGGGAAGAATGGCAGAGGCAACGGCTGTAATCAGCAGTTTACGCCTGCTGAAAGTTCGCCGGCTCCTGGCAGGGCAACATGTCCTTATCACCGCGGGTCCCACCCGGGAAGCCCTGGATCCGGTACGATACATCAGTAATCACAGTTCTGGACGTATGGGCTATGCGCTGGCTGAAGCGGCCTGCATGGCAGGAGCTCAGGTCGTATTGATCAGCGGACCTACTGATTTGCCGCGTCCATCCAATATCGAATGCCATCGGGTCATTTCTGCCAAAGAAATGTTTGACAAGGTAATGGAGCATTTAAAACCAGGAACTTTATTTATTGGATGCGCTGCAGTGGCTGATTATTCCCCTGTAACTGCGGCTTCGCAAAAAATCAAGAAGCAGCAGGGCCAAAAGCCAGTTATTGAATTAGAGCTTAATCCGGATATTTTAAGCCGTGTTGCGCAGTCTAAAAAGGCGGGGTTGGTGATGGGCTTTGCCGCTGAAACTAATAACCTGATCGAAAACGCCAGGCAAAAGCTGAAAAATAAGCAACTTGACTTAATTGTGGCAAATCAGGTGGGGAACGGCTTAGGGTTTGATCGTCTGGAAAATGAAGTAGTGGTTATCTCGCAAAAAGAAGAAATCCATTTGCCCTTGAATAATAAACAGCGATTGGCTGCTGATCTTATTGCAATACTGGCTTCAACTCTTCAAAATGTCGCCTCATCTGAAGTTTCTGGAGATAACTGATGGAACACGCAATTCAACTTAAAATCCTGGATCCCCGTCTTGGGAACAGTATCCCGTTGCCATCGTATGCCACTGAAGGGTCTGCTGGTCTTGATTTACGGGTCTGTATCGATGAACCTATGCAAATTGCTGGCGGTGAGACGGTTCTTTTGCCAACCGGCCTGGCTATTTACATCGCAAATCCGCAATTGGCAGCTGTTATTCTGCCTCGTTCTGGTTTAGGACATAAACACGGTATTGTGCTGGGTAATCTCGTAGGGCTTATTGATTCTGATTATCAGGGGGAATTAAAAATTTCTTGCTGGAACCGTAATCAGGAGCATTTTACTGTGAATCCTGGCGAACGTATTGCACAATTGGTTTTCTTGCCAGTTGTTCAGTGCCAGTTTAAATTGGTGGATGCTTTTATCGAAACCCCACGCGGTGAGGGCGGTTTTGGCAGCTCAGGGAGAGGCTGATGCCTTATGTTGAAAAAGAAGTAAGCCCGCTGGTATTTCGTGCTTACGATATTCGCGGCGTGATTGATGAAAATTTTAATGAGGATGCTTTTTATAGCATTGGAAAAGCACTCAGCGTACGCATGAAAGCTTTGAATCGCAGCAGTATTTTTCTTGCTCGTGATGGACGCCTGACCAGTGAGCGTCTGGCAGAAGCATTAAAATGCGGTCTGCTTGGCAGCGGAATCGATGTGATTGAACTCGGGGCGGTATCCAGCCCTGTGCTGTACTATGCCACTCATCTGCCGCAAGCGGATTCGGGCCTCATTGTGACTGCAAGTCATAATCCAGCCGAATATAATGGGATTAAAATGGTCCTGGCGGGTAAAACGCTGACCAAATCTGAAATCATGGATTTATACCAAATCATCCAGAATGGCCAATACATAGAGGGACAGGGGAAAAGCTCTTTCCTGAATATTCTGGATGCCTATGCCGATCTGGTTGTTTCAAATGTGCATGTCGCTCGGCCATTCAAAATAGTTGTGGATTGTGGCAATGGTATCGCAGGCCCGCTTGTCCCCAAAGTTTTGGAACGCCTGGGTTGTGAGGTGATTCCTCTGCATTGTGAGGTAGATGGCCATTTTCCCAATCATCACCCCGATCCCACTATTGAAGAAAATTTAACAGAGTTAAAGGATACGATCAGAAAGCATCAGGCTGATATTGGGCTGGCCTTTGATGGGGATGCGGATCGTCTGGGGGTAATTACCGAAACAGGGGAAATGATCTGGCCCGATCGTCTGATGATGTTTTACGCTCGCGATCTATTGAAGAAAACGAAAAATGCGACCATCGTTTTTGATGTGAAATGTTCTTCGTTTTTAACCCGGATTATCGAACAGGGTGACGGTGTGGCGCAAATGTGTCCGACTGGCCATTCAATCGTTAAGTCAGTGATGGAAGAAAAAGGGGCTATTCTGGCTGGCGAGATGAGCGGGCATTTGTTCTTCAAAGATCGCTGGTTTGGCTTTGATGATGCTTTATACAGCGCCTGCCGCTTGCTGGAGCTCTTAAGTCAAAGCCCGCTAAGTCCCAGTCAGCAGTTTGCGCAAATCCCGATAAGTGTCAATACGCCGGAAATTAAAATCCCAATGGCAGAAAAAGACAAATTTCTGTTTATGCAGGAGTTTGAAAAGAAAGCAGAATTTCCGAAAGGGCGCGTTATAGGAATCGATGGCCTACGAGTGGAGTTTTCAAATGGATGGGGTTTATTAAGAGCTTCCAATACCACCCCTTGTCTGATTGCAAGATTCGAGGCGGAGGATGAAAATGCTCTGGAACTAATTAAAACGCTGTTTCGTAAACAGATTAATCAGATTAATCCGGGATTGGAGTTACCTTTTTAATTGTTGTTTATTCGTAGAGCGCATCAAGATAACTGGATTCTGCGGATAAACCGGCGTCGTTGCTTAAATAAAATAGCTGTCTAAAAGGCAGTCTTTGCGAGCATCAGCGAAGCAATCCAGCTCATAGCCCTGCTTAAGGTTTGAACTGGTTGCTTCACTCCGTTCGCAAAGACAACAGCTTAATTGCCTGGTTCTATTACGCAACAACGTCGGCTTGTCCGAGGGGTCCAGGAGTCTAGTAAGCCAGATTAGAATAGACAGTAAGTCTTCATGAATAAGGATATATTATGGATCATGGAAATATAGCCTGGATGCTAATATCCTGTGCTCTGGTAATGTTGATGACGCCTGGCCTTGCCTTTTTTTACTCTGGTTTAAGTCCAGTACGAAACACTTTGAATACAATCAAAATGAGTTTTATTTGTCTGGCAATCATCCCGCTTATCTGGGCGGTTTTTGGGTATTCTTTAGTTTATGGCGGGAGTAGTCAATGGCTGGGAAATTTTGATTACCTGGGGCTCGCGGGTTTATTTTCTGCGGAAAATAAGAGTCTGCCTATTCCCATCCCGCTGTTTATGTTATTTCAAATGATGTTCGCAGTCGTTTCTCCGGCCATTATTTCCGGTGCGCTGGTGGGGCGGATGAAATTCAGCAGCTACATTTTATTTGTGCTTTTTTGGACCATTCTTGTTTATATTCCCTTGGCGCACTGGGTTTGGGGTGTTAATGGGTGGTTAGCCCAGATAGGCGCCATCGATTTTGCCGGAGGGATTGTAGTTCATATCAGTGCCGGATTTTCTGCATTGATTGCCGCTATTATTCTTGGGCCAAGAATAGGTCTATCGCAGCAAAAAAATCGCCCTCATAATATCCCTTTTGTGGTTCTTGGTGCTTCAATGTTATGGTTTGGCTGGTTTGGATTTAACGCAGGCTCTGCCTCCGCTGCCAATGATTTAGCTATTTGCGCAGCCATTACCACAATGCTGGCTGCAAGCTCCGCGGTTACTACCTGGACGTTGCTATTATGGGCGCGCGGAAAAAGGCCTTCTGCAGTGGGTGCATCGGCTGCCGCGGTGATTGGCCTCGTGGCTGTCACGCCTGCATCAGGCTTCGTTACCCCTATGGGGGCCATCGTTATTGGCAGTATTACGGCAATCATTGCGCAGTTTTGCCTGGATTTCCTCAATCGTTTCGAAAAGGTCGATGATGCGGCGGATGTTTTTGTCTGTCATGGCATCTCGGGTGTAATTGGTTCTGTTTTGACAGGCGTATTTGCCACGGTAACTATGAACTCCGCTGGTAAGAACGGTTTGCTGGCGGGAAACACTATGCTGATAGTCTACCAGTTGATAGCAGTCATTGTTGCGATTGTCATCTCAATACTTGGCACGGCATTAATTCTTTTTACTTTAAAAAGGCTGATTAACATCCGATCAACCCCCGAGGAAGAAATTCAAGGAGTAGATATCATTGAGCACGGCGAAAAGGCTTATGATCATACGCTTTCACCCTGAAATATTACATGGTTTTATTTGAGTGCCCGTATGAGAGGCCTTGCTCAGCAGCCTGATTTTTTAAGTGGTTCAAATTTTCTTTCATACTCAAACTGGCCGGCGCTGTGGTCGGTTTCATTACTGCCGGCAAATCGTCTGCGTTTTGTGACTGTTGAACAAGAGAAATCTGCTTTAAGCGACTCATAAAATCATCAACTCCGGGTCGTACTTCCGGGTTGGCCTGCAAGCTCATTTGAATAAGCTCTCTGGCCGCTTTACCTTGCGCGGTTTGGAATATTTCAGCTGAAAAATCAAGAGCATCCGCTGTATTGCTGACAGTTGCGTCACAGCCTGCAAGCTGCAGTTTTGAGGCCCAGGA from Legionella quinlivanii encodes:
- the dut gene encoding dUTP diphosphatase, yielding MEHAIQLKILDPRLGNSIPLPSYATEGSAGLDLRVCIDEPMQIAGGETVLLPTGLAIYIANPQLAAVILPRSGLGHKHGIVLGNLVGLIDSDYQGELKISCWNRNQEHFTVNPGERIAQLVFLPVVQCQFKLVDAFIETPRGEGGFGSSGRG
- a CDS encoding ammonium transporter — translated: MDHGNIAWMLISCALVMLMTPGLAFFYSGLSPVRNTLNTIKMSFICLAIIPLIWAVFGYSLVYGGSSQWLGNFDYLGLAGLFSAENKSLPIPIPLFMLFQMMFAVVSPAIISGALVGRMKFSSYILFVLFWTILVYIPLAHWVWGVNGWLAQIGAIDFAGGIVVHISAGFSALIAAIILGPRIGLSQQKNRPHNIPFVVLGASMLWFGWFGFNAGSASAANDLAICAAITTMLAASSAVTTWTLLLWARGKRPSAVGASAAAVIGLVAVTPASGFVTPMGAIVIGSITAIIAQFCLDFLNRFEKVDDAADVFVCHGISGVIGSVLTGVFATVTMNSAGKNGLLAGNTMLIVYQLIAVIVAIVISILGTALILFTLKRLINIRSTPEEEIQGVDIIEHGEKAYDHTLSP
- a CDS encoding phosphomannomutase/phosphoglucomutase, translated to MPYVEKEVSPLVFRAYDIRGVIDENFNEDAFYSIGKALSVRMKALNRSSIFLARDGRLTSERLAEALKCGLLGSGIDVIELGAVSSPVLYYATHLPQADSGLIVTASHNPAEYNGIKMVLAGKTLTKSEIMDLYQIIQNGQYIEGQGKSSFLNILDAYADLVVSNVHVARPFKIVVDCGNGIAGPLVPKVLERLGCEVIPLHCEVDGHFPNHHPDPTIEENLTELKDTIRKHQADIGLAFDGDADRLGVITETGEMIWPDRLMMFYARDLLKKTKNATIVFDVKCSSFLTRIIEQGDGVAQMCPTGHSIVKSVMEEKGAILAGEMSGHLFFKDRWFGFDDALYSACRLLELLSQSPLSPSQQFAQIPISVNTPEIKIPMAEKDKFLFMQEFEKKAEFPKGRVIGIDGLRVEFSNGWGLLRASNTTPCLIARFEAEDENALELIKTLFRKQINQINPGLELPF
- the coaBC gene encoding bifunctional phosphopantothenoylcysteine decarboxylase/phosphopantothenate--cysteine ligase CoaBC: MQDFEDKKILLGVCGGIAAYKSAYLVRELTRLGAEVQVVMTRAATEFISPMTFQALSGKEVRMDLFDPQAERSMGHIELARWADYLVIAPATANCLARMAQGLADDLLSTLYLVANIPVLVCPAMNHSMWDHPATRDNCELLRQRGVVFVGPDEGEQACGEFGPGRMAEATAVISSLRLLKVRRLLAGQHVLITAGPTREALDPVRYISNHSSGRMGYALAEAACMAGAQVVLISGPTDLPRPSNIECHRVISAKEMFDKVMEHLKPGTLFIGCAAVADYSPVTAASQKIKKQQGQKPVIELELNPDILSRVAQSKKAGLVMGFAAETNNLIENARQKLKNKQLDLIVANQVGNGLGFDRLENEVVVISQKEEIHLPLNNKQRLAADLIAILASTLQNVASSEVSGDN